A part of Salvelinus alpinus chromosome 5, SLU_Salpinus.1, whole genome shotgun sequence genomic DNA contains:
- the LOC139576124 gene encoding F-actin-monooxygenase mical2b-like isoform X5 translates to MGETEEEKDQAGKLFENFIQASTCKGTLQSFNLLCRLLDLDPQDHETFYCSLKTRLTSWRAKALWTKLDKRTCHKEYKKGQACVGTKCLIIGGGPCGLRTAIELALLGAKVVVIEKRDTFSRNNVLHLWPYTIHDLKGLGAKKFYGKFCAGAIDHISIRQLQLMLLKIALLIAVEFHVNVEFVKLLEPPENQENDGPGWRAEIRPADHPVANIDFDVVVGADGRRNTLEGFKRKEFRGKLAIAITANFVNRNTTAEAKVEEISGVAFIFNQKFFLDLKEETGIDLENIVYYKDNTHYFVMTAKKQSLLDKGVIIHDYIDTEMLLSSENVNQEALLGYAREAADFGTNYQLPTLDFAINACGQPDVAMFDFTSMYASENAALVRERFGHQLLVALVGDSLLEPFWPMGTGCARGFLAAFDSAWMVKRWAEGRTPLEVLAERESLYRILPQTTTENIGKNFEQYTIDPGTRYPNLISTCVRQNQVRHLYINGEMPVKSCSLERNATIRRPVNLARRESEIRPSRLLTWCQKQTEGYRNVSVTDLTTSWQSGLALCALIHRFRSHLIEFDSLNEEDSANNLQLACNLAEREFGIRPFTTGEEMAAGQEPDKTRMVTYLSKFYELFRGTPLPVSDSRGADENSEDYPSKAVRSMNKVLNLVPRKRIPKDEKKLEDTDPTYKRRRKVCSYLEEATNFSSQSASCVGEGREVKENKVRSMASQLLSKFEESNPSFTLRRQSQCDWGSERAPRPRSMDMTETPRFTNLRQQTPLNPPPKTQFPSATCAKYAAECIARPPPQPPPKPKLSPQLQAQLQSQHQPQPQFQPQPKLQPPSIPHPTLRKVRQADQTCAQMQPQTQPQKPESPEYTGYSPSCHSAVLAMSRMLQRLQEVEEKITQKKAQTQNAREFHNKSIKEKAVHLRALFSGDVNSTCQLDSDKQAIPSESDPILPNPSPEVTSLYLYPDITLSTFSPPHPYSSSSSCLLQPQSGSAGQTIPSPHILPAPRPKISSSLLCPEITLSTFSPPHTYSPSSSSSSCLLQHQPGSAEQTSPSPPILPAPTPKVTSLLCPEITLSTFSLPQTVSSSSSILLQLKTSQSGALDMQLCKKEMQRDPLNESHVCHSSGSTYVSQQQRTAILQPKPEPGFNNVKQRTVGKVSLAIAARAETLVTLYETDHRPKASSPCSPPASAPLSPVSLRREFPGSGDQCHSCQKRVYVVERISAEGLYFHRECFRCDTCGSVLRQGGHAFDSEQGKLYCKLHFTQRKNGMNHRRTFNSHLGQNGAGVQEGSGTQTPDCDTTEGLQSQSPVYFQLSDDEPPDWLGDMPF, encoded by the exons atgggggagacagaggaggaaaagGACCAGGCAGGGAAGCTGTTTGAGAATTTCATCCAGGCCTCTACCTGTAAGGGCACCCTGCAGTCCTTCAACCTCCTGTGCAGGCTGCTGGATCTAGACCCTCAGGACCATGAGACGTTCTACTGTAGTCTGAAGACCAGGCTCACCTCCTGGAGGGCCAAGGCCCTCTGGACCAAACTGGACAAGAGAACCTGCCACAAGGAGTACAAGAAGGGCCAGGCTTGTGTGGGCACCAAA TGCCTGATCATCGGGGGAGGCCCATGTGGCTTGCGGACGGCCATCGAGCTGGCTCTGCTGGGGGCCAAGGTGGTGGTGATTGAGAAGAGGGACACCTTCTCCAGGAACAACGTGCTGCACTTGTGGCCCTACACCATCCACGACCTCAAGGGCCTCGGGGCCAAGAAGTTCTACGGCAAATTCTGTGCTGGAGCCATAGACCACATCA GTATTCGTCAGCTCCAGCTCATGCTGCTGAAGATCGCCCTGCTCATAGCTGTGGAGTTCCATGTCAATGTGGAGTTTGTCAAACTGCTGGAACCTCCAGAGAACCAGGAGAATGACG GGCCTGGCTGGAGAGCTGAGATCAGGCCTGCCGATCACCCCGTGGCAAACATTGACTTTGACGTGGTGGTGGGGGCTGATGGGAGGAGAAATACCCTGGAAG gGTTCAAGAGGAAGGAGTTCCGTGGTAAGCTGGCTATCGCCATCACGGCCAACTTTGTCAACAGGAACACCACGGCCGAGGCCAAGGTGGAGGAGATCAGCGGTGTGGCCTTCATCTTTAACCAGAAGTTCTTCCTGGACCTCAAAGAGGAAACAG GTATTGACCTGGAGAACATTGTGTActacaaggacaacacacactacTTTGTCATGACAGCAAAGAAGCAGAGCCTACTGGACAAGGGTGTCATCATTCAT GACTACATAGACACAGAGATGCTGCTGAGCAGTGAGAATGTGAACCAGGAAGCTCTGCTGGGTTACGCCCGCGAAGCCGCTGACTTTGGCACCAACTACCAGCTTCCCACGCTGGACTTTGCCATAAATGCCTGTGGCCAGCCGGACGTGGCCATGTTTGACTTCACCAGCATGTATGCCTCGGAGAACGCAGCGCTGGTCAGAGAACGCTTCGGACATCAGCTACTTGTGGCACTGGTTGGGGACAGCTTGTTAGAG ccGTTCTGGCCCATGGGTACAGGGTGTGCGAGAGGCTTCCTGGCTGCTTTTGACTCAGCCTGGATGGTGAAAAGGTGGGCTGAGGGCAGGACCCCTCTGGAGGTGCTAGCTGAGAG GGAGAGTCTTTACAGAATCCTGCCGCAGACAACCACTGAAAACATTGGCAAAAACTTTGAGCAGTACACCATTGACCCTGGGACTCGGTATCCCAACCTCATCTCCACCTGTGTCAGGCAAAACCAG GTGCGTCACCTGTACATCAATGGAGAAATGCCAGTGAAGTCGTGCTCTCTGGAGCGTAATGCTACAATACGTCGCCCTGTGAACCTGGCCAGACGAG agtcGGAGATCAGGCCGAGCAGGCTGCTGACGTGGTGTCAGAAACAGACCGAGGGCTACAGGAACGTGAGCGTGACTGACCTGACCACCTCGTGGCAGAGCGGCCTGGCTCTCTGTGCCCTCATCCACCGGTTCAGATCCCACCTCAT AGAGTTTGATTCGCTGAATGAGGAGGATTCGGCTAACAACCTCCAGCTGGCATGTAACCTGGCTGAGCGGGAGTTTGGGATCCGGCCCttcaccactggggaggagatgGCTGCTGGTCAGGAACCAGACAAGACCAGAATGGTCACCTACCTCTCCAAGTTCTACGAGCTGTTCCGCGGCACCCCCCTCCCCGTCTCAG ATTCTAGAGGGGCCGACGAAAACAGTGAAGACTATCCTTCCAAGGCAGTCAGAAGTATGAACAAAGTTCTGAACTTGGTACCAAGAAAGAGGATACCAAAG GATGAGAAGAAGCTAGAAGATACTGACCCAACGTACAAAAGGAGACGAAAAGTCTGCAGTTACTTGGAAGAG GCAACCAACTTCTCCAGTCAGAGTGCATCCTGTGTAGGTGAGGGGAGGGAGGTGAAGGAGAACAAGGTCCGCTCCATGGCCAGCCAGCTCCTGTCCAAGTTTGAGGAGAGCAACCCCAGTTTCACCCTCCGGAGACAG TCTCAGTGTGATTGGGGTTCTGAGAGGGCCCCTCGGCCACGCTCCATGGACATGACTGAGACCCCACGCTTCACCAACCTCAGGCAGCAGACCCCACTCAACCCTCCCCCCAAGACACAG TTTCCGTCTGCAACCTGTGCCAAATATGCAGCTGAGTGCATCGCTCGGCCCCCACCACAGCCTCCTCCCAAACCCAAGCTCTCTCCCCAGCTTCAAGCCCAGCTTCAGTCTCAgcaccagccccaaccccagttCCAGCCCCAACCTAAGCTCCAACCCCCATCCATCCCACATCCCACCCTCAGGAAGGTCAGACAGGCTGATCAGACATGTGCTCAGATGCAACCTCAGACGCAGCCTCAAAAGCCAGAGAGCCCAGAGTACACTGGCTACTCTCCCTCCTGCCACTCAGCAGTCCTAGCCATGTCTAGAATGCTCCAACGCCTTCAGGAAGTGGAGGAAAAGATCACCCAG AAGAAAGCTCAGACCCAGAATGCTAGAGAGTTTCACAATAAAAGTATCAAGGAGAAAGCGGTCCACCTGAGAGCACTGTTCTCTGGGGATGTGAACTCTACGTGCCAG CTTGATTCTGATAAACAGGCCATTCCCTCAGAGTCTGATCCCATCCTCCCTAACCCCAGTCCAGAAGTCACCTCATTATACCTTTACCCAGATATCACCCTTTCTACCTTCTCACCTCCTCATCCCtattcctcatcctcatcctgtCTACTACAACCTCAG TCTGGATCTGCTGGACAGACCATTCCCTCACCTCACATCCTCCCTGCTCCCCGTCCTAAAATCTCTTCATCACTACTTTGTCCAGAAATCACCCTTTCTACATTTTCACCCCCTCATACATAttctccatcctcttcctcctcttcctgtctaCTTCAACATCAG CCTGGATCTGCTGAACAGACCagtccctctcctcccatcctccctgcTCCCACTCCTAAAGTCACTTCCCTCCTTTGTCCAGAAATCACCCTTTCTACCTTCTCACTCCCTCAAACCGTTTCTTCATCCTCATCCATTCTACTCCAACTCAAG ACCAGTCAATCTGGGGCACTAGATATGCAGCTTTGTAAGAAAGAAATGCAAAGAGATCCCTTGAATGAGTCACATGTG TGTCACAGCAGTGGCTCCACATATGTATCCCAACAACAACGCACTGCAATACTACAACCAAAGCCAGAACCTGGTTTTAATAACGTCAAACAG CGGACGGTGGGGAAGGTGTCTCTGGCTATAGCAGCCAGGGCTGAGACGCTGGTCACCCTCTATGAGACTGACCACAGGCCTAAAGCCTCCTCCCCCTGTTCACCCCCAGCCTCTGCGCCTCTGTCTCCG GTTTCCTTGCGGAGGGAGTTCCCCGGGTCTGGTGACCAGTGTCACTCCTGTCAGAAGCGCGTGTATGTGGTGGAGAGGATCAGTGCTGAGGGACTTTATTTCCACAGGGAGTGCTTTCGCTGTGACACCTGTGGCTCCGTCCTGCGCCAGGGAGGCCATGCCTTCGACTCTGAGCAGG GCAAGTTATACTGCAAGCTGCACTTCACACAACGTAAAAATGGAATGAATCATCGGAGGACATTCAATTCACATCTG GGTCAGAATGGAGCCGGGGTTCAGGAGGGGTCAGGGACACAGACTCCTGACTGTGACACAACAGAAGGCCTGCAGAGCCAGTCACCAG TCTATTTTCAACTTTCTGATGATGAGCCTCCTGATTGGTTAGGAGACATGCCATTCTGA
- the LOC139576124 gene encoding F-actin-monooxygenase mical2b-like isoform X13, with protein sequence MGETEEEKDQAGKLFENFIQASTCKGTLQSFNLLCRLLDLDPQDHETFYCSLKTRLTSWRAKALWTKLDKRTCHKEYKKGQACVGTKCLIIGGGPCGLRTAIELALLGAKVVVIEKRDTFSRNNVLHLWPYTIHDLKGLGAKKFYGKFCAGAIDHISIRQLQLMLLKIALLIAVEFHVNVEFVKLLEPPENQENDGPGWRAEIRPADHPVANIDFDVVVGADGRRNTLEGFKRKEFRGKLAIAITANFVNRNTTAEAKVEEISGVAFIFNQKFFLDLKEETGIDLENIVYYKDNTHYFVMTAKKQSLLDKGVIIHDYIDTEMLLSSENVNQEALLGYAREAADFGTNYQLPTLDFAINACGQPDVAMFDFTSMYASENAALVRERFGHQLLVALVGDSLLEPFWPMGTGCARGFLAAFDSAWMVKRWAEGRTPLEVLAERESLYRILPQTTTENIGKNFEQYTIDPGTRYPNLISTCVRQNQVRHLYINGEMPVKSCSLERNATIRRPVNLARRESEIRPSRLLTWCQKQTEGYRNVSVTDLTTSWQSGLALCALIHRFRSHLIEFDSLNEEDSANNLQLACNLAEREFGIRPFTTGEEMAAGQEPDKTRMVTYLSKFYELFRGTPLPVSDSRGADENSEDYPSKAVRSMNKVLNLVPRKRIPKDEKKLEDTDPTYKRRRKVCSYLEEATNFSSQSASCVGEGREVKENKVRSMASQLLSKFEESNPSFTLRRQVSLRREFPGSGDQCHSCQKRVYVVERISAEGLYFHRECFRCDTCGSVLRQGGHAFDSEQGKLYCKLHFTQRKNGMNHRRTFNSHLGQNGAGVQEGSGTQTPDCDTTEGLQSQSPGTFSSRLRKSLSWPLSVTRAVCDSPRLLSRWVYGTAHAVGLHFRANVQDYFFLYELLSLGVPLLFMLQEVLLQMYSETGPVSQSIQPLLLWLEEHLGHRLM encoded by the exons atgggggagacagaggaggaaaagGACCAGGCAGGGAAGCTGTTTGAGAATTTCATCCAGGCCTCTACCTGTAAGGGCACCCTGCAGTCCTTCAACCTCCTGTGCAGGCTGCTGGATCTAGACCCTCAGGACCATGAGACGTTCTACTGTAGTCTGAAGACCAGGCTCACCTCCTGGAGGGCCAAGGCCCTCTGGACCAAACTGGACAAGAGAACCTGCCACAAGGAGTACAAGAAGGGCCAGGCTTGTGTGGGCACCAAA TGCCTGATCATCGGGGGAGGCCCATGTGGCTTGCGGACGGCCATCGAGCTGGCTCTGCTGGGGGCCAAGGTGGTGGTGATTGAGAAGAGGGACACCTTCTCCAGGAACAACGTGCTGCACTTGTGGCCCTACACCATCCACGACCTCAAGGGCCTCGGGGCCAAGAAGTTCTACGGCAAATTCTGTGCTGGAGCCATAGACCACATCA GTATTCGTCAGCTCCAGCTCATGCTGCTGAAGATCGCCCTGCTCATAGCTGTGGAGTTCCATGTCAATGTGGAGTTTGTCAAACTGCTGGAACCTCCAGAGAACCAGGAGAATGACG GGCCTGGCTGGAGAGCTGAGATCAGGCCTGCCGATCACCCCGTGGCAAACATTGACTTTGACGTGGTGGTGGGGGCTGATGGGAGGAGAAATACCCTGGAAG gGTTCAAGAGGAAGGAGTTCCGTGGTAAGCTGGCTATCGCCATCACGGCCAACTTTGTCAACAGGAACACCACGGCCGAGGCCAAGGTGGAGGAGATCAGCGGTGTGGCCTTCATCTTTAACCAGAAGTTCTTCCTGGACCTCAAAGAGGAAACAG GTATTGACCTGGAGAACATTGTGTActacaaggacaacacacactacTTTGTCATGACAGCAAAGAAGCAGAGCCTACTGGACAAGGGTGTCATCATTCAT GACTACATAGACACAGAGATGCTGCTGAGCAGTGAGAATGTGAACCAGGAAGCTCTGCTGGGTTACGCCCGCGAAGCCGCTGACTTTGGCACCAACTACCAGCTTCCCACGCTGGACTTTGCCATAAATGCCTGTGGCCAGCCGGACGTGGCCATGTTTGACTTCACCAGCATGTATGCCTCGGAGAACGCAGCGCTGGTCAGAGAACGCTTCGGACATCAGCTACTTGTGGCACTGGTTGGGGACAGCTTGTTAGAG ccGTTCTGGCCCATGGGTACAGGGTGTGCGAGAGGCTTCCTGGCTGCTTTTGACTCAGCCTGGATGGTGAAAAGGTGGGCTGAGGGCAGGACCCCTCTGGAGGTGCTAGCTGAGAG GGAGAGTCTTTACAGAATCCTGCCGCAGACAACCACTGAAAACATTGGCAAAAACTTTGAGCAGTACACCATTGACCCTGGGACTCGGTATCCCAACCTCATCTCCACCTGTGTCAGGCAAAACCAG GTGCGTCACCTGTACATCAATGGAGAAATGCCAGTGAAGTCGTGCTCTCTGGAGCGTAATGCTACAATACGTCGCCCTGTGAACCTGGCCAGACGAG agtcGGAGATCAGGCCGAGCAGGCTGCTGACGTGGTGTCAGAAACAGACCGAGGGCTACAGGAACGTGAGCGTGACTGACCTGACCACCTCGTGGCAGAGCGGCCTGGCTCTCTGTGCCCTCATCCACCGGTTCAGATCCCACCTCAT AGAGTTTGATTCGCTGAATGAGGAGGATTCGGCTAACAACCTCCAGCTGGCATGTAACCTGGCTGAGCGGGAGTTTGGGATCCGGCCCttcaccactggggaggagatgGCTGCTGGTCAGGAACCAGACAAGACCAGAATGGTCACCTACCTCTCCAAGTTCTACGAGCTGTTCCGCGGCACCCCCCTCCCCGTCTCAG ATTCTAGAGGGGCCGACGAAAACAGTGAAGACTATCCTTCCAAGGCAGTCAGAAGTATGAACAAAGTTCTGAACTTGGTACCAAGAAAGAGGATACCAAAG GATGAGAAGAAGCTAGAAGATACTGACCCAACGTACAAAAGGAGACGAAAAGTCTGCAGTTACTTGGAAGAG GCAACCAACTTCTCCAGTCAGAGTGCATCCTGTGTAGGTGAGGGGAGGGAGGTGAAGGAGAACAAGGTCCGCTCCATGGCCAGCCAGCTCCTGTCCAAGTTTGAGGAGAGCAACCCCAGTTTCACCCTCCGGAGACAG GTTTCCTTGCGGAGGGAGTTCCCCGGGTCTGGTGACCAGTGTCACTCCTGTCAGAAGCGCGTGTATGTGGTGGAGAGGATCAGTGCTGAGGGACTTTATTTCCACAGGGAGTGCTTTCGCTGTGACACCTGTGGCTCCGTCCTGCGCCAGGGAGGCCATGCCTTCGACTCTGAGCAGG GCAAGTTATACTGCAAGCTGCACTTCACACAACGTAAAAATGGAATGAATCATCGGAGGACATTCAATTCACATCTG GGTCAGAATGGAGCCGGGGTTCAGGAGGGGTCAGGGACACAGACTCCTGACTGTGACACAACAGAAGGCCTGCAGAGCCAGTCACCAGGTACCTTCAGCTCCCGCCTGAGGAAGAGCCTGAGCTGGCCCCTGAGTGTGACCCGGGCTGTGTGTGACTCCCCCCGCCTCCTGTCTCGCTGGGTGTATGGTACGGCCCATGCTGTGGGCCTCCACTTTAGAGCCAATGTGCAGGACTATTTCTTCCTGTATGAGCTGCTGAGCCTGGGAGTGCCTCTGCTGTTCATGCTCCAGGAGGTGCTGCTGCAGATGTACTCTGAAACCGGGCCTGTCTCACAGTCCATCCAGCCCCTACTGCTGTGGCTGGAGGAACACCTAGGTCACAGGCTCATGTAG
- the LOC139576124 gene encoding F-actin-monooxygenase mical2b-like isoform X6 codes for MGETEEEKDQAGKLFENFIQASTCKGTLQSFNLLCRLLDLDPQDHETFYCSLKTRLTSWRAKALWTKLDKRTCHKEYKKGQACVGTKCLIIGGGPCGLRTAIELALLGAKVVVIEKRDTFSRNNVLHLWPYTIHDLKGLGAKKFYGKFCAGAIDHISIRQLQLMLLKIALLIAVEFHVNVEFVKLLEPPENQENDGPGWRAEIRPADHPVANIDFDVVVGADGRRNTLEGFKRKEFRGKLAIAITANFVNRNTTAEAKVEEISGVAFIFNQKFFLDLKEETGIDLENIVYYKDNTHYFVMTAKKQSLLDKGVIIHDYIDTEMLLSSENVNQEALLGYAREAADFGTNYQLPTLDFAINACGQPDVAMFDFTSMYASENAALVRERFGHQLLVALVGDSLLEPFWPMGTGCARGFLAAFDSAWMVKRWAEGRTPLEVLAERESLYRILPQTTTENIGKNFEQYTIDPGTRYPNLISTCVRQNQVRHLYINGEMPVKSCSLERNATIRRPVNLARRESEIRPSRLLTWCQKQTEGYRNVSVTDLTTSWQSGLALCALIHRFRSHLIEFDSLNEEDSANNLQLACNLAEREFGIRPFTTGEEMAAGQEPDKTRMVTYLSKFYELFRGTPLPVSDSRGADENSEDYPSKAVRSMNKVLNLVPRKRIPKDEKKLEDTDPTYKRRRKVCSYLEEATNFSSQSASCVGEGREVKENKVRSMASQLLSKFEESNPSFTLRRQKKAQTQNAREFHNKSIKEKAVHLRALFSGDVNSTCQLDSDKQAIPSESDPILPNPSPEVTSLYLYPDITLSTFSPPHPYSSSSSCLLQPQSGSAGQTIPSPHILPAPRPKISSSLLCPEITLSTFSPPHTYSPSSSSSSCLLQHQPGSAEQTSPSPPILPAPTPKVTSLLCPEITLSTFSLPQTVSSSSSILLQLKTSQSGALDMQLCKKEMQRDPLNESHVCHSSGSTYVSQQQRTAILQPKPEPGFNNVKQRTVGKVSLAIAARAETLVTLYETDHRPKASSPCSPPASAPLSPVSLRREFPGSGDQCHSCQKRVYVVERISAEGLYFHRECFRCDTCGSVLRQGGHAFDSEQGKLYCKLHFTQRKNGMNHRRTFNSHLGQNGAGVQEGSGTQTPDCDTTEGLQSQSPGTFSSRLRKSLSWPLSVTRAVCDSPRLLSRWVYGTAHAVGLHFRANVQDYFFLYELLSLGVPLLFMLQEVLLQMYSETGPVSQSIQPLLLWLEEHLGHRLM; via the exons atgggggagacagaggaggaaaagGACCAGGCAGGGAAGCTGTTTGAGAATTTCATCCAGGCCTCTACCTGTAAGGGCACCCTGCAGTCCTTCAACCTCCTGTGCAGGCTGCTGGATCTAGACCCTCAGGACCATGAGACGTTCTACTGTAGTCTGAAGACCAGGCTCACCTCCTGGAGGGCCAAGGCCCTCTGGACCAAACTGGACAAGAGAACCTGCCACAAGGAGTACAAGAAGGGCCAGGCTTGTGTGGGCACCAAA TGCCTGATCATCGGGGGAGGCCCATGTGGCTTGCGGACGGCCATCGAGCTGGCTCTGCTGGGGGCCAAGGTGGTGGTGATTGAGAAGAGGGACACCTTCTCCAGGAACAACGTGCTGCACTTGTGGCCCTACACCATCCACGACCTCAAGGGCCTCGGGGCCAAGAAGTTCTACGGCAAATTCTGTGCTGGAGCCATAGACCACATCA GTATTCGTCAGCTCCAGCTCATGCTGCTGAAGATCGCCCTGCTCATAGCTGTGGAGTTCCATGTCAATGTGGAGTTTGTCAAACTGCTGGAACCTCCAGAGAACCAGGAGAATGACG GGCCTGGCTGGAGAGCTGAGATCAGGCCTGCCGATCACCCCGTGGCAAACATTGACTTTGACGTGGTGGTGGGGGCTGATGGGAGGAGAAATACCCTGGAAG gGTTCAAGAGGAAGGAGTTCCGTGGTAAGCTGGCTATCGCCATCACGGCCAACTTTGTCAACAGGAACACCACGGCCGAGGCCAAGGTGGAGGAGATCAGCGGTGTGGCCTTCATCTTTAACCAGAAGTTCTTCCTGGACCTCAAAGAGGAAACAG GTATTGACCTGGAGAACATTGTGTActacaaggacaacacacactacTTTGTCATGACAGCAAAGAAGCAGAGCCTACTGGACAAGGGTGTCATCATTCAT GACTACATAGACACAGAGATGCTGCTGAGCAGTGAGAATGTGAACCAGGAAGCTCTGCTGGGTTACGCCCGCGAAGCCGCTGACTTTGGCACCAACTACCAGCTTCCCACGCTGGACTTTGCCATAAATGCCTGTGGCCAGCCGGACGTGGCCATGTTTGACTTCACCAGCATGTATGCCTCGGAGAACGCAGCGCTGGTCAGAGAACGCTTCGGACATCAGCTACTTGTGGCACTGGTTGGGGACAGCTTGTTAGAG ccGTTCTGGCCCATGGGTACAGGGTGTGCGAGAGGCTTCCTGGCTGCTTTTGACTCAGCCTGGATGGTGAAAAGGTGGGCTGAGGGCAGGACCCCTCTGGAGGTGCTAGCTGAGAG GGAGAGTCTTTACAGAATCCTGCCGCAGACAACCACTGAAAACATTGGCAAAAACTTTGAGCAGTACACCATTGACCCTGGGACTCGGTATCCCAACCTCATCTCCACCTGTGTCAGGCAAAACCAG GTGCGTCACCTGTACATCAATGGAGAAATGCCAGTGAAGTCGTGCTCTCTGGAGCGTAATGCTACAATACGTCGCCCTGTGAACCTGGCCAGACGAG agtcGGAGATCAGGCCGAGCAGGCTGCTGACGTGGTGTCAGAAACAGACCGAGGGCTACAGGAACGTGAGCGTGACTGACCTGACCACCTCGTGGCAGAGCGGCCTGGCTCTCTGTGCCCTCATCCACCGGTTCAGATCCCACCTCAT AGAGTTTGATTCGCTGAATGAGGAGGATTCGGCTAACAACCTCCAGCTGGCATGTAACCTGGCTGAGCGGGAGTTTGGGATCCGGCCCttcaccactggggaggagatgGCTGCTGGTCAGGAACCAGACAAGACCAGAATGGTCACCTACCTCTCCAAGTTCTACGAGCTGTTCCGCGGCACCCCCCTCCCCGTCTCAG ATTCTAGAGGGGCCGACGAAAACAGTGAAGACTATCCTTCCAAGGCAGTCAGAAGTATGAACAAAGTTCTGAACTTGGTACCAAGAAAGAGGATACCAAAG GATGAGAAGAAGCTAGAAGATACTGACCCAACGTACAAAAGGAGACGAAAAGTCTGCAGTTACTTGGAAGAG GCAACCAACTTCTCCAGTCAGAGTGCATCCTGTGTAGGTGAGGGGAGGGAGGTGAAGGAGAACAAGGTCCGCTCCATGGCCAGCCAGCTCCTGTCCAAGTTTGAGGAGAGCAACCCCAGTTTCACCCTCCGGAGACAG AAGAAAGCTCAGACCCAGAATGCTAGAGAGTTTCACAATAAAAGTATCAAGGAGAAAGCGGTCCACCTGAGAGCACTGTTCTCTGGGGATGTGAACTCTACGTGCCAG CTTGATTCTGATAAACAGGCCATTCCCTCAGAGTCTGATCCCATCCTCCCTAACCCCAGTCCAGAAGTCACCTCATTATACCTTTACCCAGATATCACCCTTTCTACCTTCTCACCTCCTCATCCCtattcctcatcctcatcctgtCTACTACAACCTCAG TCTGGATCTGCTGGACAGACCATTCCCTCACCTCACATCCTCCCTGCTCCCCGTCCTAAAATCTCTTCATCACTACTTTGTCCAGAAATCACCCTTTCTACATTTTCACCCCCTCATACATAttctccatcctcttcctcctcttcctgtctaCTTCAACATCAG CCTGGATCTGCTGAACAGACCagtccctctcctcccatcctccctgcTCCCACTCCTAAAGTCACTTCCCTCCTTTGTCCAGAAATCACCCTTTCTACCTTCTCACTCCCTCAAACCGTTTCTTCATCCTCATCCATTCTACTCCAACTCAAG ACCAGTCAATCTGGGGCACTAGATATGCAGCTTTGTAAGAAAGAAATGCAAAGAGATCCCTTGAATGAGTCACATGTG TGTCACAGCAGTGGCTCCACATATGTATCCCAACAACAACGCACTGCAATACTACAACCAAAGCCAGAACCTGGTTTTAATAACGTCAAACAG CGGACGGTGGGGAAGGTGTCTCTGGCTATAGCAGCCAGGGCTGAGACGCTGGTCACCCTCTATGAGACTGACCACAGGCCTAAAGCCTCCTCCCCCTGTTCACCCCCAGCCTCTGCGCCTCTGTCTCCG GTTTCCTTGCGGAGGGAGTTCCCCGGGTCTGGTGACCAGTGTCACTCCTGTCAGAAGCGCGTGTATGTGGTGGAGAGGATCAGTGCTGAGGGACTTTATTTCCACAGGGAGTGCTTTCGCTGTGACACCTGTGGCTCCGTCCTGCGCCAGGGAGGCCATGCCTTCGACTCTGAGCAGG GCAAGTTATACTGCAAGCTGCACTTCACACAACGTAAAAATGGAATGAATCATCGGAGGACATTCAATTCACATCTG GGTCAGAATGGAGCCGGGGTTCAGGAGGGGTCAGGGACACAGACTCCTGACTGTGACACAACAGAAGGCCTGCAGAGCCAGTCACCAGGTACCTTCAGCTCCCGCCTGAGGAAGAGCCTGAGCTGGCCCCTGAGTGTGACCCGGGCTGTGTGTGACTCCCCCCGCCTCCTGTCTCGCTGGGTGTATGGTACGGCCCATGCTGTGGGCCTCCACTTTAGAGCCAATGTGCAGGACTATTTCTTCCTGTATGAGCTGCTGAGCCTGGGAGTGCCTCTGCTGTTCATGCTCCAGGAGGTGCTGCTGCAGATGTACTCTGAAACCGGGCCTGTCTCACAGTCCATCCAGCCCCTACTGCTGTGGCTGGAGGAACACCTAGGTCACAGGCTCATGTAG